From Amyelois transitella isolate CPQ chromosome 2, ilAmyTran1.1, whole genome shotgun sequence:
AATTGTTTCAGAGGCAAGTTTAGAAACTTGTACTCATTGTTCGTGGCGTGTAGTAACTTTGGGGTACGATACGTTATCTTTACTATGTATGCGCGCGTCGAGCCTAATATTGGGTAGTTGCTAGTTGGCAGGATAAtaccatttaaataatttatgtaaccAAATCAACAGATTATAGTTAAGCTTGGTATTGTTAGTAATGACAAACATTTAAGTGAGTTTATTTTGCACGAACTAAACTTCAAGACCCAACCCCTCAAAGTGCCTGCTGCTTGAGTTGTTTAGTCACATCGCCAGGAAAGATGGAAACGGCCTCAAGCAGCTTATGATCACCAGATTGACGGCAAAAGAACAAGAAGACGCAGCCCAATTAAGTGGATGGACCAGATACGAACAACCTTGGACACCAAAAAAGAAGGAGATAGAGAAAAGTGAGATTTAACTGAAAGTGATTGAAACATattaaaacgaaaataaaataatccaaCACATCGGCTTCTATTTTACCGTTATTCAAAATATCAAGATTAGTCTAGAGATTACCTAACCCTGAGataagttatattaaaatggaataaatacatacagaaaGTCATGCACAATTAGTTGTTATTAGTATTGGAAGTTTTCGAAGAAAttcattaaactttatttcgcCCAGAAATGTTCGCAAAGAGAAATTTATCTGGATAAAACCTACACCAATACAATGTGTTATTATTACAGCCTCAGATAATCCTTCTTTGTTATGAGTTCTGAAAGGATTTGATCCTTTTTCTTTTACTAGCTTCAATAGACTTGAAGACCAATCAATACGACCCTGGACGTAATCTTGCTTGGTAACGGATGCTTTAATGTGATTGCACTAGATTACTTTGAGACAAAGAGTAGGTATGAATTGAGACAAATGGAAATAATTGTGCCGTGTTATTgtagattattattatattataaaaaaaatgtgttagtAATTTACTGAACCTAAGCATTTTtgtatactttttaatttttaattgatgcATATTCattatgcattttttattccaaataTAATCCtccttttatacatatttcaattttcCTTCTTTTCTTATGCCTTTACACATGGCACTTATATGAAAATGACTTTCTCTTGAAAACTCCAAAAATGAAGCTTCGCAAAAAACGTTTTGGGAAAATTTACCAAACCTTAAAATAAACGACCACTCATAACCCCATAAAAGATAGAAGGGCTATTACGAGCAATTAATTAAAGTgatctgtttattttatattaagcgAACTCTATTACTAATTCATCATGGCggaaatttaagttaaatttatattggtaACCTATTTTAGTGATGGTAACTCGTAAGTAATCGCAACTCAAAGTCAGCAGGCTTCCACCCGAGGGTTGACACGTCAAGGTTTTGAGCGTCTGGAAGTAAATACCTTCTCATTTCTGAGGGCGTTCTCGCGGCGTGCGCCTGACTTAATGACGTCAATTTGAATACGACCGACTTGTCGGCTTCCCGCTACGGTAACGCAAATTTCCCTCTTGTGCCAACCCTGAGAGCTTAGTTCCTGGTGTTATTTGACACCTGAAATGGGCCGTCAATCAGCCGCGATTGTACCGCGTCTCAATGGGAAATTTAGCGATTAGCGAACGTTGCCGGCAATAATTTGTGTACTGCGCTTAGTTGGGTAGAATCGAACATGCCAAATAGATTAATTCAATTCGAGGATTGATGGCGGCTGGATGTTGgaatatattagatattattttagatCCTATACGGGTTCATGCATTCATATTTAACGAGTTAAGTATATTAGAGAATacccttaaaataaattaagaatgaGTGCTTCTTTATAAAACTTAGGAAAAGCTGTAAGTAACGTTTGGGCATCGCTTTAATAGTAATATCCAAAAATCTTTCCTTAATAAACGTGTTTAATAGAATTTTCTAAATTCATTGCCAGATGTTTTAGTCCTATTttcctttcattctttttacGTATAGATAACTCGTAGAATAAAGGATACTAGGTAATTATCGCTACCAACATTGACTAAGATAATGACCTCCGGCGAACGAACCCGAAAATATAATCTGTCATGAGCAAGCATATCCCGTCGCCCATCATAAGCGAGATGAccttaatagaaaaatatacagaAACTCTATATAGAATAATTGAATGAAAGTAGCACTGTCACAAAATCATGTCGgtgcagaaataaaaaatctatacgACTGATACAGTACCGAAACTAAGAGTATTTACTATAAACgtagaatttaaataatttcaaccaAATACTTAACAATAtagaaatttacttaaaaactatttaaagtAGCTTATTGCGACGTCGTAATAatcattatccttatttttttaatgtaacaaataataaaacaatataaattataactcTGTACCCTCGTTATTACCACTACGTTGTTCTACGTGAGCATTCACTCGACATGAATTGCGATTTTCCATTTACTCTATTCGACCCTTTATCGAGAAAACTGCAAAGAATTCGCACCGATTTTCTTAATCAATacgaaaaagtaaaaataagattGAACTAAATAGCACCCACCTTTTTATTTAGGTGGgtgctattaatttattctagATAACAGtgaaagtatttatttggttAACGCTAAAGTACATAGAATATAATAGTAGGCTTAAATGATAACTTATTTACATTCATAGAGTTTCAAGCCTGATTCCTGggataaaatgaaatttccaATATTGATAAAACATAAATGTTACGTTATAAACTATATTCGAAATCAATTAGTGTAACCCTGCCAGAAACGAAGTAATGAGTTCGAAAATAATTTCCAATTATGTAAAAACCACAATATACCGTAAATATGCGTATAATATTATGCTGTAAATGATATCGTAACtccacaaattaaaaaaatatatattattttttttattattcagtcAATGTAGTAAAGAACTATTTACCTAatagcatacatacacacacatacacatggccacgtctatatcccttgcggggtagacagagccaacagtcttgaaaagactaaatggccacgtttagctatttggcttaatgatagaattgagattcaaatagggacaggttgcaagcccatcacctaaaaaagaatcccaagtttgtaagcctatcccttagtcgccttttacgacatccatagtaaagagatggagtggtcctattcttgtttgtattggtgccggataccacacggcacagttacCTAATAGATTGgtggttattattatatgttatcAAAGAAGTCAAAAAGCAAACATCAACATTCAACATATAGCATAATTGTATTCGTCTTGTCCAGTGAACTATGTTTAGTGTTAACAAAactgtatttaatattacaatttacgtaataaataaaacataatttatactttgtcataaattttcatcatatggattatttattcttactgttatttttatatcatctCATTCGAAGTGTATTCAATGACACGTAAGTCAAGTAGCGGCCGTTGTGCCACCATATTCGCGGTCTGTAGGACCACCCCAGGAAATTTGATCTACTCAGTAATGCTGATATGTATTTAGTAAAGctagaaaatacttaaaataagtgTGAGATACAAATATTAGTTAAAGTGCTTATGGTTGCCttaacggtgagggaaaacatcgtgaagaacCTACTCATTCAGgcaactttataaaattgagtCTGACGCCAACAGAAAgaagacaaaacaaaacaaattatgtaatttcaCCTTATAATAGAAACCGACGTAAATAATTCAACCCTCTTTAAACATTAACCCGTTTGTTCCAGTGGACACGACCGCCCAATACGACGCAGTACGGGCGTACCTCAAGGAATTGGACATCTCTAGTGCGGTGTGGGTCGGCCTCATCCGCAGTAATCCCGACGGGGACTTCACTTGGACGTACGTTCAGCCTGTTTAATTCATGAGCTTTGAGATCACTATAGGTGTATATTACATGCAGGCTTAACGTTTGCGGTTAGTTCGGTCTTTCACGATGCAGTGCTGGGGAATAGTTATGTAAATCTTGTAATGAATGGTGGTATTGTTTGGCATAGTACGGTCAAATGGAGTGATGTTATATActagatagataaacaaaactactagatagtaatttatttaagtaatttttttcaatgcaTATTCTGATTTAAAGGGTACTCGTACTAGGCTTAATAACCTCTCAAAGATTATGTTTGGAAATGTTTTTCAGTATATGTTATGTAACGAATGTTTTATTGCATGACAATGcacctttttattttcattgaacTTGTACCGAAAATAAGTAACGAGCAAGTATACCATTGGCTActcttcaaattattttatattatgccAACGTTGCCTCTCTGTCTACCAGGGATTACCGTGGCTTAAGCGGTGATGGCTACTGGAGCTCCGCACCTGATGCCCGGGCCGCCCCACTGTGCGCGGCTGCTGACCCGGCCGCTGACTACCGCTGGGAAGCGAGGGCTTGTGGCGGACCAACAGTGGCCTCCTTTATCTGTGAACTACCAGGTACGAAATCGGATTTATGAGTGGAATGAGTGGTGACAAGTATAAGCGCTAATCAATAATGGAAAACacacaaattattatatttttgagtgTAACTAAATAGtgctttttgttttcattaaagataatttttccATCTTACCATTTGTAATAATGCAAGCAGATATTACTTGAAGCAAATAACTGATATCCGTAATCACCCTTTTCACGTTGACGAAAACGACTTTTATAGACAAATACGTGactttgtttaaagtttatgaaattttttactgataaagataattttaataagtgttttaaaacgacttacaaaatttttgtctaGTTCCTCAATGGGCGCTTGGAAATGAAGGATGCATGGTACGAGCACTTCCCGCGCTCACCGTCTTGTACTTGCCGGAGAGTGCGGCAGTCCAACTCACCGCCGACTGCGGGCTCGCTGGCGTGAAACGCGTGCAATGCACAGGGAGTGTGGTATGACTtgactttattatttctaGAATGGCTTAAAAACTATGTCTTGTCTTGTTTTTGTCTAGAGTCAGGAAAATTATTCTTGATTTATCTTGAAAATccttaaaaagaagaaatagtaTTGATACGCCGTATCTAAAAGgaacctttaaaaattttttttctatggtAAGTTAGGTTTTATTAGGTTAATTTCCATCTCTTTTTGCAGAAGCGTGAAAACCTGCTGAAAGAATTATCTTGTAATGAAGAAGAGGACGTGTCCAGCACCTCTGGTGTGCTTTCTACAACCGCCATATATTCAGTAGTAACAACTGATGCACCGGCTTCACAGGAAACTGTTAGTGAAATAACTATAGATGAAAATGCCACAACGGAACATGAAGACGATATTAACCaaactaattttatcaaatcaaCGTCTGTGccaaatgtactaaaaacgcTGATGCAAGATAATTCTTTGCTACGCCCATCTTATAAAACCCAAAATAAAggtataatgaataaaaacataaatgtgaatataattcataataataatttacaaagtaACGAAATACCTAAAATTGCAAATATAGAAAATTTCTTGAATAGCCAGCACTTAGATAAATTAGAAGATGAAAAGAATATGCAACATAAGATGTTGCATGACGAGCTGGCAAGGCTGGGCAACGTTGAAACTATATTCACGCTACCCACTGATCATTTTGTTCCACCATTAGTAATGGCTAGATCAAAATTAGGTGATGATATGACTGTATTATCATTAGAAGAAAAACATGCACAACAGCTAGCTGAAcaagaaaaactaaaaatacatCACGAAGGATATCTTAAttcttatgtaaaaaataatgactatTTAAAAACAACCACTGAAAATTTAAGATCAATCACAACTAGTACTGATAAACCTTCACTTacaacaacacaaaaaattgaaaataaagatgTTCTCAAAAAAGATAaacctaaaaaatataatgataaaaagtttgatattaaaaataaagttttaaagtcTGATATTAAGATGATAAAACCTGACAAACCGACAGAAAATACTCTTATTGAACATGTTACTCATACAGGAGCTACTACTGAAGCTACTATGAAGGTGACACCCTTATTAGAGAAAGTTGATCAGAATAAATCAGAAGAAGAGCCAACAATTGATTTGACcgttatcattaaaaatatagattcgaataaaaacgaatataattttaaaggaGACGTGCCTAAAATTGAAGTCATAGAAAATGATACTACTATATCCGAccctgaaataaaattagttaataCTGATAACAACAACACTGGAGACCCACATCAAGAAATATCAGTAAAAATACCTGCCcaaatgcaaaatttcacTTTCAGTCATGAGGTCATCAAAATAACCATAATAAATGAAGAAAGTTCAAGTGTATCTCCTTCTGTATTTGAAGTAACAACTAAAATGCCAATTTTTGAATCTGAAATGATTACAGGAGAAACAATTTCAACTGAAAAAGTGttcgaaaaaaatatagaccCTTCTTTTATGACAAGCACGTCtccaaaagatttatttgaaactacAACAAAATTACCTAAAAACGAAACAGACCAGCTTCAAGATGATATTACAACACCAACTATTACTTCTCAAACAAACATTGAAACTAAATCCACCAGTGCTACATTAGCAaatgaaaaagatataaacACGACAGAATCCGCATATTTAACAACTAGCTACCTAAAATTAGACAAAAATGCCAAGGAAGATAAAAACACAACAACACCTGTTCCAAATTTAACAACGAAATTTACAAGCGATTACACTTTTATTGATAGTGATGAATTCGAAAAAAACAACACTGAAACGTCAGAAACTATTGATGATCTCAATTCTCCTCTCTTGTCGGGAGCTAATGAACCAATACATCGCCCAAATCGTTCTAGAAGGCCACAGCAGACACAAAGtagaataaacaaatttaatccATTTCGAATCTTAGGTTAATAATTTCTCAATGTATATGTTTACAACtgccttaaaataaattctacgCAACTTGACAACTGAAAATACTTTTCGCAAGTGGATTTTATAatccaaaataataatttgtataaacaTCACAGCGGATAAGTTTTATGATGGCACTGTGCACTTAGatgtttcacatttttatcagTTTTACATCGCATTTTTATCACTTGCACTAAGTCCTATTttcgtaaaaaatattcttaacttttattaatcaGTTAAAGTACTTATAAGTAACCAATATATTCTTATGTGATGATTTTTAGGAGCTGAATGATTAATAtagaatattatgtaaatcacatttttggtGCAACcaagtttatctatttatgacTTATATTCTTAAATAAGCGATGTCTGTAAAATCAATGGCTGTTTGCTAAACATATTCATTATGTAtcttaatgttaattttaattaaaatacaatttacgtggcacttttaaatatcaagagaataataaatatagtcagAAGTAACTTAGTCAATTCGTACGTTATTATAGCTTAGCTATAGATACTTTGTTTGAGTTCAATTTAGGTCTAATGAAAAGTCGATgatcataattataatcataGTATAGACAGACTTTTACAATTGCCAAATACATCATTATTGGGTATTAGATTTTAAACCATTAGGTTACTCAGCACACGACATAATATGTAACTTTAGATTgtaactaaaagaaaaatatagtagTTGTAACATCACATCAACCATATCATTCTTGAATAAGTcttattaaagtaaaatatttttatgtgatttaaaaatataatgatattgTCAAAAACATGCACaaatgaattcaaaataacaCGAACCCAACGACCAGCAGATGGAAAAATGAAGGATGAAACATCAATTTAGAATAAGTAATATGTAGacgatattatttatactcgtattttaaatgatttgtCATGAATGTAGTGTTAAATGTTaaggattttataaataaaatgtaaaagtaatgtattttatttttattcaatattaatgGAATTGTGTATCGCCAAAAGGATTTTTCTAAGTTCAGCTACTacgcaaaacaaaaattttactataaagttatttatacttacttgTTCCAAGTGAAATAAGTTGGTATCTATATATGAACAtcacataaatttaatatctttaacTAAACGTTGGCTCATTGTGGGAAGACGAAAgtgaataatgaaatatataactatgttttatattaaaatattcataaaaaaacaaccaccttaataaaactaaaataaatagaaataaaactaattataaattattcgaATGAAATTTTACTTGGAAGCTCAAAATTCCTTGAAGTAGGTGCCTACTGTTTAATTGCGCTGTTTACGCAATAAGCTACAACAATTACGCGTTGTATTCTAAATTGCATTGGGCGAATACTATTACAACACCAACATTGAGGGCGTttgctttaattaaattatttgagtACTTCACTTCAAAAATATCTCTGTGAAATAGTATTGACTTGATAATTCCCTCCCCTCCACCTGCGAATAATCTCCTTTATTTCGCATTTTGAAACAAAGATGGCAATTTTGTGATGTAGTTTTCCAATATACGTAAGTGTCATATTTCAGCTTCCTATGCTTGTTAGGTATTTGTGTACGGTGTAATCGGCTGAACATTACATAAGTCTCCCTTACTTTAACAaaccataaatattttatgcagaAGAGGTCAGAGAGAATCAAAAGGCGTCATATGAGTTAGTTACCCGCTCCAACGCTAGTCTATTTAACAAGTATCTTTCTTATTTACCCAGTTACAAATTAGTGGTGTTTGTATCGATCTTGGTGGGGAAAATTCAGAAGTTTCGGGACACTTAGCCGCAGTCAATATTGGTGAAGCTCTTCCCGGCCACCTCTCAAGTTGCCCGGACCATCCAACTTCAGCTTAATTTATTTCTCGAGTGTTTAtcaatattacttatatcAATTTTGCAAACTTAGAGCCAACTAGAGTCGAGAAAATTAGCTGTcacgttttataattatcGTACTTCTTTTAACGTGCTATGTAAGTTCTAAGTACTTTTAAGATTGGTTTTTGCATTTCAGGATCACCATCATATTGTAAAAGATTGCAGTCATTAAAAAGCTCTTGTTATTCAAGTTAGTTCGTATTGTTGATGTCACGTGATTATGACGCAACCGCAGCGAACATTGCGGTGCGCTGTGGGTGAGCGAGGCTTCGATTATATTGAAGTCTCCATACTCGAATAGTAGTTTTTTTGTATGCAATTAAATCTAAGCAGACGTAAAGATGCTTTATCTATCATAGtaactatattatataggCATGTTATATCTCAAAGCCTTATGACTTTTGTCATGACTTTATGACTCAAAGTTTTTTTTCGTTGACTCCGGTTGACAAAGAAAAAGGATAAATATAGGATTAACAAGTGAATATCatgtaaaatgtttgtataagTCAAAAGATTATTGTCGTGTTTGACCTACCTACGCTCTCACGGTGGCATTTAGATGGGATGGTAGGTAAGTCTAACAGaactttgtttaatttgtttttcttatcaTTACCTATGTGCAAAAACTTGGAGTAggtatattctttttatttacataatactttttttgacACAAAGACTGATCTGTATTATACACAAATCGATTACCTTTAGATTGCTGCATATACTCGTAAAGAGAAATAAACGACCGGGGAGCCTGTAGAAACAAATGGCTTGGCCGGCAATCCGCCTCCAGGAAACTCATCCGGCTGGGAAATAAACGAAACAAAAACATGATCCGACGTAATCCTAATTCTATTGAAGTGCATTTCCACTGAACATGTTCAAATATTTCGGGTAAGgaggaaaaaaatttttaaaattgatttatttatttatggatagATATATAGCCATAATTTAAAcagaatatattatataacagTAATTAAcggatttatttatcaaaatattacaaaatattcacaacAGCTTCGTCAACATCAaggtaatacaaaatagaaacaatcaccaaacaaacaaatacatttaatcaaaaataccaCCCCGGACTGCACCCGGCTCAAAAGTACCCATTAAACTTGCCGCATTCCCTCTTTGGATAGCTATGGAGAGCCTTTGCACCAGGTACCATCCCGAGCGGTAGTCATAACCACGTGCCCTTAAACGCCGTCCTATCTCACCAATAAAGAGCCTCGCCTGAGGACACCATGGACCGGCTGTTTCTACGGCCACCGGAACAAACTCATACTGAGTTGTTAGAACcgagtatttattaatcttttgtTCAGCAGCCATCTTAGCGGCTGCGCCGGGTGTACGCTCAGTGTTAGTGAGATAGGACGCAGCATACGTGCTAACGCACGTCGCGTCCCACAACAGGCAACGTCCTCTCTGCCACGGCACCAAAGTGAGTCCATCAGGTCGCTTCCCGTCCGTACGCGACAGGCCCGGCGGTTCCAGCTGACTAGGTATATTGGCAGATATTAAAGCCCTTCGTATAATGTCATTTAACAAGTGATGCCGCGACAGACGACCCGCACAACGTGCGCACCCGAGAGCATGGTGCCCATCGGCCTCCACCATCGGTAATtaactacattattttttctaaaataagcTGATTTTTAGTCGGGTCATCTGAGGgttttttatgagaaaaaaaaagttagcaGTGGAACTTAATGGCTATTAAAAAGAgattatatttgaaataggaaaaaaacaatataaaagtatatCCCACTACATCTCCACAATTATTATGGAATCATTTATGGTactaatacatatacataggtaGCTAATTTTACTAAAAAGCTGTCTTAACAGTTAAGTAATCGAGTAATATTAGAATTCACTTTAACTATTTGTTGTACAATGGAAACGTGTTATGATTAAGTACGGAAATCTTTAAGAACATGAATGACAAACGAATGTATTTAGGCATCTGTTGCGCTGTTAATTCATAGATGCAATTTTCATTTAGGGgtagataattattattgaaaaaatatttaaagagtcGAGGTGGTAACAATATCCGTATTAAGGTTGTTGTAGTTTTAGGAGCTACTCATAAATACCTCGGGCAAGAGGCTATACCTGTGACATTTTCTTAACTTTCTTTATAAGGCGGCtttcttaactttttttgttgtatattaTGTTTCAAATGAAATTGTCACGGCAAGATGATATCG
This genomic window contains:
- the LOC106143591 gene encoding uncharacterized protein LOC106143591 yields the protein MWHTFVLFALFASAQGRAVNISNTWVLPEEGFPVFYRYFRDRISWYEADAVCQFHHANLVTVDTTAQYDAVRAYLKELDISSAVWVGLIRSNPDGDFTWTDYRGLSGDGYWSSAPDARAAPLCAAADPAADYRWEARACGGPTVASFICELPVPQWALGNEGCMVRALPALTVLYLPESAAVQLTADCGLAGVKRVQCTGSVKRENLLKELSCNEEEDVSSTSGVLSTTAIYSVVTTDAPASQETVSEITIDENATTEHEDDINQTNFIKSTSVPNVLKTLMQDNSLLRPSYKTQNKGIMNKNINVNIIHNNNLQSNEIPKIANIENFLNSQHLDKLEDEKNMQHKMLHDELARLGNVETIFTLPTDHFVPPLVMARSKLGDDMTVLSLEEKHAQQLAEQEKLKIHHEGYLNSYVKNNDYLKTTTENLRSITTSTDKPSLTTTQKIENKDVLKKDKPKKYNDKKFDIKNKVLKSDIKMIKPDKPTENTLIEHVTHTGATTEATMKVTPLLEKVDQNKSEEEPTIDLTVIIKNIDSNKNEYNFKGDVPKIEVIENDTTISDPEIKLVNTDNNNTGDPHQEISVKIPAQMQNFTFSHEVIKITIINEESSSVSPSVFEVTTKMPIFESEMITGETISTEKVFEKNIDPSFMTSTSPKDLFETTTKLPKNETDQLQDDITTPTITSQTNIETKSTSATLANEKDINTTESAYLTTSYLKLDKNAKEDKNTTTPVPNLTTKFTSDYTFIDSDEFEKNNTETSETIDDLNSPLLSGANEPIHRPNRSRRPQQTQSRINKFNPFRILG